The stretch of DNA GGGAGGATGGGAATCGCTGGCGCTCCAGGTCTTTCACCCGGAATTTTTTGGCGGCACATGGACGCTCTATCCCGATCCGGTGCACTTCACGCACGATCAGCTCATCGACATCTACAGTGATGACAATGCCTTTTTTGCGCCGGGCCGCCGCTGGCTGCGGGCGATCAGACCGCTCAGCCGCGAAACCGATGGGCAGGTAACCACAACCGTCCAGCAGGAAAGCCAGCTCGAGGACGTGCTGGGCAGCCATGGCCGCTCCGGCCAACAACTCGAAGCCTGGGAAGCGGTGTACGGACCCGTCGGCGCGGACGGCTATCCCAAACCGCTTTGGGACAAGCGCACAGGCGAAATCGACCATAACGTAGCCGACTACATGCGCGATCACGGCTATGATCTCACGCAATATCTGCGGCGGAACTGGTCAAAAATCGGCGCCAGCCTGGTGGGAAAAATCCACATCGACGTGGGCGATATGGACACCTATTACCTGAACCTGGCGTGTTACGACCTGGAAAAGTTCCTGGAAAGTACGACCAACCCTTACTACGACGGGAAGTTCGAGTACGGGCGGCCCGAGAAAGGTCATGGCTGGCAGTCAACCACCCAGGAGAACATGGTCCGCATCATGGCTGGCCACGTCGCAGCCAACGCGCCCGCCGATGCGAACCTTAAAGAGTGGCATTATAAGTAGGTGGATAGATCGCAAAACAACTGTTCCGTGAAACTGACCGCCGTCATGCTTGCCCTTTTCGTCCTCATGCCGCCCAGCATGCTGCCAAAAGTCGATCTGGCGCCGTGGGACGAAATCCTGCATCAGTATGTCAATCAGCAACATCTGGTCGATTACACAAAGTTGAAACAGCATGATGGGAAAAAGCTCCACGAGTTCGTTGCAAGCCTCGGCCAGCCTGGATCGCAGAAACTATCGGCGGATGAGAAAAAAGCGCTCCTGATCAACGCCTACAACTCAATGACGATGGAGTGGATTGTCGAAAATTATCCGGTGCAAAGCATCTGGGACACGCCAAGCCCCTTCAAGGCGCGGCGTTTTCGCCTGGCCGGAGAATCGGTCTCGCTGGATGAGATCGAATCCCGCCTTCGCGAGATGAAAGATCCCAGGATTCATGCCGCGCTGGTATGCGCTGCGCGCAGTTGTCCGCCGCTCAGGCGCGAAGCCTACTTGCCCGGAAGGCTGGACGAGCAATTGGATGCCAACGTGCGCGAGTGGCTGGCCAATTCTGCGCTTAACAATTTTTATCCGGAAAGGCGCCTGGTGAGCGTGAGTCCAATCTTCAAATGGTATCGATCGGATTTCGATGCATATCCGGGCGGATTTCACGGTTTCCTGCTTAAGTTCGGCCCGCCGGCTGCCATGGACAAACTCAGAGACGGCAAGTTCGCCATCCGCTTCGAAACTTACCACTGGGGCTTGAATGATCAATCCGGCCGGGGTAAGGGCTACTCGTCATTTCAGTTGGGCATCAATTGGCTGAAGAACTGGTTTCGCAACTGGTCTCGAAACCTGGGGCGGAAATACAACGTCAATCCTGCCATCTTCGCCGGGATCTATTTGGGCGCCATTCCATTCTTTACTGTTTGCGTCGGCTGGATCATCAGCAACCTGCGCCGAAAGAAATCCATCACTCTGCCTGTCCTGGCGGCTTCCTTCTTCTTCATCTCCGCCTATCTTTATCTGCTCATCGTGGGGCGCAACATCCCAGCGTGGGTTTATGCCTTCGTCCTGGCGATGATCATTTTCGGGGTGTACTCAACAGTCCGTAAAGTCCGCGCTCAAGCGCGCGTCGGCGACAAGACTTGAAAAGTGATTGCTTGCTTGCATCCATCCTGCAGAAGACACTCGTCCCACGGTAAACCCTTCGATCTTTTAACCGCGCAAGGCTTTGCACCCGGCGAAAGGCCCTTCGCACCCATAGCTACCTGTGGCATATGCGTACCTGATCAGCAACAAGCCGTGGCGCGATGTTTGGCAACTGGCATGCTCGGTTGATGCAAACTCTTCTCATGTGGGGTGGAGTATGGCTTGGAGAGTGTCTGAAGAGCGGCGCGTTTACGTCCATCATCGTCGTCGCGAAGTGCGATGCCGCCTGTGGTACGAAGTGACCCCATTTCGGGAAGGCATGTACAGGTACTTTCTGGTTGGGATTGAAGAACTCGAGTAACACCAAGCGGCGCTTGTGCGGAGCCAGCCAACTGGTGAGGAACCAAACGGCGCCCGCGCTTGAAATCACCAACGCAGCCCACATCCCTAGCGCGTATTACACCTCGACAACGCAGGCAAAATGCACTGCCGGGACTTCCCGGATTTGATCCAGCACGTCCTGGCAAATCAGCTCATCGATATTGACCAGGCCAATCGCTTCCCCTGCCTGTTGGCTCCTGCCCAGGGCGAAACTGGCGATATTAACTTTGTTATCGCCCAAAATCGTTCCCACGCGCCCAATCACGCCCGGCACGTCCTGATTGCGGATAAACAGGATGAAGCCCTTCAGAGAAGCTTCTATGTTGATCTCGTTGATGCCAAGGATGCGCAATCCACGCATTCCCACCATGCCCAGGACCGAGGGCGAATCGACGTCCGTGCGCAGAGCGATGCCCAACGAGTTTGAATATGCGGCGCGATGCGCGCTTCTGACCTCGATAACCTCAATTCCCCGCTCCTGCGCCAGGGAGGCAGCGTTGATCAGGTTGATCTCATGCAGGAGAGGCTTGCTGAGGACACCTTTGAGAACGGCATTCTTCACCAGATGGGTGTTGAGTTCAGCCAGCCCGCCGTCATAGCTGATCTTCACCTCTTCCAGGCGTTCGCCGGCAATCTGGGCAACAAAAGCGCCGAGTTTCTCCCCGAGCTGGATGTAAGGCTCAAGCTTCTTATACTCTTCAGGAGAGATGGCGGGCATGTTGACGGCGTTGCGCGGAACGCCCAGCCGCAGGTAATCCCGAACCTGCTCGGCGATGCTGATGCCTACATTTTCGAGCGCTTCGTCGGTGGATCCCGCGATGTGGGGCGTAGCGATCACGTTCGGGTGCGCCACCAGCCTGGAATCAGTTGGAGGTTCCTTTTCAAACACGTCGAGGGCAGCCCCAGCAACGTGGCCGCTCTCCAGGGCCTGGAGAAGGTCTTCTTCCTTGATCAGCTCTCCGCGCGCGCAGTTGATGAGGCGAACGCCCGGCTTCGTCTTGGCAAGCGTTTC from Terriglobia bacterium encodes:
- a CDS encoding DUF547 domain-containing protein; its protein translation is MDRSQNNCSVKLTAVMLALFVLMPPSMLPKVDLAPWDEILHQYVNQQHLVDYTKLKQHDGKKLHEFVASLGQPGSQKLSADEKKALLINAYNSMTMEWIVENYPVQSIWDTPSPFKARRFRLAGESVSLDEIESRLREMKDPRIHAALVCAARSCPPLRREAYLPGRLDEQLDANVREWLANSALNNFYPERRLVSVSPIFKWYRSDFDAYPGGFHGFLLKFGPPAAMDKLRDGKFAIRFETYHWGLNDQSGRGKGYSSFQLGINWLKNWFRNWSRNLGRKYNVNPAIFAGIYLGAIPFFTVCVGWIISNLRRKKSITLPVLAASFFFISAYLYLLIVGRNIPAWVYAFVLAMIIFGVYSTVRKVRAQARVGDKT
- the serA gene encoding phosphoglycerate dehydrogenase, which produces MKILVADNVSLKALEVLQSDDSWNVVFLPKQKSLSLIEEIKDADALVVRSATNVNADLLAHARCLRAVGRAGVGVDNVDLEAATKHGIVVMNTPGGSATSVAEQAVGFLVSLARRIPQADASMKRGAWEKKKLTGTELRGKTLGLVGLGRIGSEVARLARAFEMQVIAYDPYVPLRLAQEQGVRLVKFDELLGESDFISLHTAATAETHHLINAETLAKTKPGVRLINCARGELIKEEDLLQALESGHVAGAALDVFEKEPPTDSRLVAHPNVIATPHIAGSTDEALENVGISIAEQVRDYLRLGVPRNAVNMPAISPEEYKKLEPYIQLGEKLGAFVAQIAGERLEEVKISYDGGLAELNTHLVKNAVLKGVLSKPLLHEINLINAASLAQERGIEVIEVRSAHRAAYSNSLGIALRTDVDSPSVLGMVGMRGLRILGINEINIEASLKGFILFIRNQDVPGVIGRVGTILGDNKVNIASFALGRSQQAGEAIGLVNIDELICQDVLDQIREVPAVHFACVVEV